Proteins co-encoded in one Kribbella qitaiheensis genomic window:
- a CDS encoding M56 family metallopeptidase: MITPILLAALALVLAGPAPALLARSSWPYRIPRAAVALWQSVALAAVLAAFGAGIALSYSTAGQPGEPRFDPSSSRDLAAAAVLALTALVGVRLLWAVGRVAVGTRARRRRHRDLVDVLATPDGLIPGLRVLAEQTPLAYCLPALRGARVVVSVGALDRLDDGELRAVLAHEQAHLRARHDLVLEAFTALHTAFPRWVRSDVALEQTRTLVELLADDEARRRNGPLPLARALVALAGSPAPEAAMAAAKSSTVLRVQRLSDPEPRYPLQSAATYTAAVLLLVVPTFTVAAPIVKAVVNALS, from the coding sequence GTGATCACCCCGATCCTGCTCGCCGCGCTCGCTCTGGTGCTGGCCGGACCGGCACCGGCGCTACTGGCTCGCTCTAGCTGGCCGTACCGGATCCCCCGAGCTGCGGTGGCTCTGTGGCAATCGGTCGCGCTGGCCGCAGTACTGGCTGCCTTCGGTGCCGGGATCGCATTGTCGTACTCGACCGCGGGGCAGCCCGGCGAACCCCGGTTCGATCCGTCGTCGTCGCGGGACCTTGCTGCGGCCGCAGTACTCGCCCTGACCGCTCTGGTCGGTGTCAGGCTGCTGTGGGCCGTGGGAAGGGTTGCTGTCGGGACCAGGGCCCGCCGGAGGCGACACCGCGACTTGGTCGACGTCCTGGCTACACCGGACGGGCTGATCCCCGGACTGCGCGTGCTTGCTGAGCAGACGCCGCTGGCCTACTGTCTGCCCGCACTGCGCGGGGCGCGGGTGGTGGTGTCGGTCGGTGCCCTCGACCGGTTGGACGACGGCGAACTGCGAGCCGTGCTGGCCCACGAGCAGGCTCACCTGCGAGCTCGGCACGACCTGGTGCTCGAAGCATTCACAGCGCTCCACACCGCGTTCCCGAGATGGGTCCGCAGTGACGTCGCGCTGGAGCAGACTCGCACGCTGGTCGAACTGCTGGCCGACGACGAGGCACGACGGCGCAACGGACCACTACCGCTAGCCCGCGCCCTGGTCGCCCTCGCCGGCTCCCCCGCACCCGAAGCAGCAATGGCTGCAGCCAAGTCGTCGACGGTCCTCCGCGTCCAAAGACTGAGCGACCCCGAGCCCCGCTATCCACTGCAGTCCGCCGCCACCTACACCGCGGCGGTGCTGCTCCTGGTCGTGCCGACCTTCACCGTCGCCGCCCCGATCGTCAAGGCAGTCGTCAACGCCCTTAGCTAG
- a CDS encoding threonine aldolase family protein, with translation MATTTSEDLKARRKAAGAACNRWLSRQKVPAPDLLRALADAATEDEQDAYGSGGEVELLEKEVAELLGKPAAVFVPTGILAQQSALRVYADRAGTQRVALHGLSHFLQHELNALEEVHHLRIERLTSEPRQPRPDELAAIPGHLAAVALELPLRDAGFVLPTWDELVLFSEACAERGVPLHLDGARLWESTPYLGHSLAEVAALATTVYVSFYKGLGGLSGAALAGPEDIVAEVRRWQRRLGGTPYTLFPYAVSARAGLRDVLPLMGDLHQRAIELADALRTAGFRVFPEPPHSNSFRVYAPRPAEQIELAAVRRMEATRESISYIWQPADVPGWSWVELVVTPDTLRWDVDEVGKAFGELLEE, from the coding sequence GTGGCGACTACTACTTCGGAAGACCTCAAGGCCCGGCGTAAAGCTGCAGGGGCTGCCTGTAACCGCTGGCTGTCCCGCCAGAAGGTGCCTGCTCCCGACTTGTTGCGGGCCCTCGCCGACGCCGCGACCGAGGACGAGCAGGACGCGTACGGCAGTGGTGGCGAGGTCGAACTGCTGGAGAAGGAGGTGGCCGAGCTACTGGGCAAGCCGGCGGCCGTTTTCGTGCCGACCGGGATCCTGGCCCAGCAGAGCGCGCTCCGGGTCTACGCGGACCGTGCCGGCACCCAGCGGGTCGCGCTGCACGGTCTGTCGCACTTCCTGCAGCACGAGCTGAACGCGCTGGAGGAAGTGCATCACCTACGCATCGAGCGGCTGACCTCAGAACCGCGGCAACCACGTCCGGACGAGCTCGCCGCGATCCCCGGTCACCTGGCTGCTGTGGCGCTGGAGCTACCGCTGCGCGATGCCGGGTTCGTGCTGCCGACCTGGGACGAGCTCGTGTTGTTCTCGGAGGCTTGTGCGGAGCGCGGCGTACCGCTGCACCTGGACGGCGCCCGGTTGTGGGAGAGCACGCCGTACCTCGGACACAGCCTCGCCGAAGTGGCTGCGCTCGCTACTACCGTCTACGTCTCGTTCTACAAAGGCCTCGGTGGGCTGAGCGGTGCAGCTCTTGCCGGACCGGAGGACATCGTCGCCGAAGTACGTCGTTGGCAGCGGCGGCTGGGCGGCACGCCGTACACACTCTTCCCGTACGCCGTGTCGGCGCGCGCCGGACTCCGCGACGTACTGCCGTTGATGGGAGACCTTCACCAGCGGGCGATCGAGCTGGCCGACGCACTGCGGACCGCCGGCTTCCGCGTCTTCCCGGAGCCGCCGCACAGCAACTCCTTCCGGGTGTACGCGCCGCGACCGGCCGAGCAGATCGAGCTGGCCGCCGTACGCCGGATGGAGGCGACCCGCGAGTCGATCAGCTACATCTGGCAGCCGGCCGACGTACCGGGCTGGTCGTGGGTCGAGCTGGTGGTGACACCGGACACGTTGCGGTGGGACGTCGACGAGGTTGGTAAGGCGTTCGGCGAACTTCTGGAAGAATGA
- a CDS encoding sigma-70 family RNA polymerase sigma factor, which translates to MGDVDRRLDSAEVLIRSLYAEHGRSVLAYATRLTGDRAAAEDVVQETLVRAWKHADDLTSGKGSVRGWLLTVARNIVTDRARARAVRPAEVAEVADRPPVEGDHSEAVVNTMVVLDALDQVSPEHREVLVELYYRGRSVTEAAKELGVPPGTVKSRSYYALRALRTVMGPQGEVAR; encoded by the coding sequence GTGGGTGACGTGGACCGCCGTCTGGACTCGGCAGAGGTGTTGATCCGGTCGTTGTACGCCGAACACGGGCGCAGCGTGCTGGCCTACGCGACCAGGTTGACCGGTGATCGGGCGGCCGCCGAGGACGTCGTACAGGAGACTCTGGTCCGGGCATGGAAGCATGCCGACGACCTCACCAGCGGCAAGGGCTCGGTTCGCGGCTGGCTGCTGACTGTGGCTCGCAACATCGTCACCGACCGGGCCAGGGCGCGAGCAGTCCGGCCTGCCGAGGTGGCAGAGGTGGCGGACCGCCCGCCGGTCGAGGGTGACCACTCCGAGGCGGTCGTGAACACCATGGTGGTGCTGGACGCGCTGGACCAGGTGTCGCCCGAGCACCGCGAAGTACTGGTCGAGCTGTACTACCGCGGCCGGTCCGTGACCGAGGCGGCCAAGGAACTGGGTGTTCCGCCCGGTACCGTGAAATCGAGATCGTATTACGCCCTCCGTGCGCTGCGCACCGTGATGGGCCCGCAAGGGGAGGTGGCCAGATGA